A stretch of Imperialibacter roseus DNA encodes these proteins:
- a CDS encoding DUF5916 domain-containing protein has product MKHFLLLVTLFSLTWHVTLAQKKNEDYKLHIQKASSPIVIDGAMDEQAWLDADVATDFFSILPMDTSFAKVRTDVRMTYDEHTLYLIATCFHGPIEGPYYVESLRRDFSFGKNDNFLLFMDPFDDQTNGFSFGANAAGAQWDGIMYNGGSVDLSWDNKWTSAVKNYDDRYVFEMAVPFKSIRYKNGITNWGINFSRLDLKTTEKSSWAPVPRQFPSASLAYTGILVWDQPPPAAGPNISVIPYTLGRVTKNYEEGTDADVTGDVGADAKIALTSSLNLDLTINPDFSQVDVDRQVTNLDRFELFFPERRQFFLENGDLFANFGYSSIRPFFSRRVGLGVPIQFGARLSGRINRNWRIGLMDMQTGKVEKTALPSQNFAVMALQRRVFARSNIGFLFVNKESINYTPDLSSDKPVYSQYNRNMGLEYNLATSNNKLTGKALFLKSFSPDVKGQDFTQAANLQYSGRKLTVAWQHEYVGKNFTAEAGYVPRKNFIRLSPQVSYNFFPKGKLLLSHGPTLGTYTVFKPDFYLTDNTLFGSYNFVFRKQEKFTVWRGYDYVELLFPFDPTNSGKDSLQTGSKHNWASWGTEFSSRPQSVFTYGFSTRYGGYYNDGTRFNFTTDIGYRFQPYVSIALSSSYNKIVMSEPWNTTKFWLIGPRLDVTMTNKLYLTGFLQYNDQQDNVNLNARIQWRYAPASDLFIVYTDNYLPTPYEPGLFNVKNRAIVLKFTYWWNI; this is encoded by the coding sequence GTGAAGCATTTTTTACTCCTGGTGACGCTATTCAGTTTAACATGGCATGTCACTTTAGCTCAGAAAAAAAACGAAGACTACAAACTCCATATCCAAAAGGCCTCTTCACCAATAGTTATCGACGGTGCCATGGACGAACAAGCCTGGCTCGATGCGGATGTGGCCACCGATTTCTTCAGTATCCTGCCCATGGATACCAGCTTTGCAAAGGTGCGCACCGATGTGCGCATGACCTACGACGAGCACACCCTCTATCTGATAGCCACTTGTTTTCATGGGCCAATAGAAGGCCCGTACTACGTGGAGTCACTGCGGCGGGACTTTAGCTTCGGGAAGAACGACAACTTCCTGCTGTTCATGGATCCGTTCGACGATCAGACCAATGGCTTCAGTTTTGGTGCCAATGCGGCTGGTGCCCAATGGGATGGCATTATGTACAACGGGGGTTCGGTAGATCTCAGCTGGGACAACAAATGGACCTCGGCGGTGAAAAATTACGACGACCGCTACGTGTTCGAAATGGCTGTGCCTTTCAAAAGCATCCGATACAAAAATGGCATCACCAACTGGGGTATCAACTTCAGCAGGCTCGACCTGAAAACGACTGAGAAGTCGAGCTGGGCGCCTGTGCCAAGGCAGTTTCCCAGTGCTTCGCTGGCTTACACCGGCATACTCGTTTGGGACCAGCCGCCACCAGCAGCGGGGCCTAACATCTCGGTGATTCCCTACACACTCGGTCGTGTGACGAAGAACTATGAAGAAGGCACCGACGCCGACGTGACCGGCGATGTGGGAGCCGATGCCAAAATAGCGCTCACCTCTTCCCTCAACCTCGACCTTACTATCAACCCCGACTTCTCGCAGGTGGATGTAGACAGGCAGGTAACCAACCTCGATCGCTTTGAATTGTTTTTCCCGGAACGCCGACAGTTTTTTCTGGAAAACGGTGACCTCTTTGCCAATTTTGGCTACTCTTCCATTCGCCCGTTCTTTTCCCGGAGAGTTGGCCTGGGAGTGCCTATTCAATTCGGCGCCAGACTGAGTGGAAGAATTAACCGCAACTGGCGGATTGGATTGATGGATATGCAAACGGGAAAGGTTGAAAAGACCGCCCTTCCGTCGCAAAACTTTGCCGTGATGGCGCTGCAACGCCGGGTGTTTGCCCGTTCTAATATAGGCTTCCTGTTTGTGAACAAAGAGTCGATCAACTACACGCCTGATCTCAGCTCGGATAAGCCGGTTTACTCGCAGTACAACCGCAACATGGGCCTGGAGTATAACCTGGCCACGTCAAACAACAAGCTGACCGGCAAAGCACTCTTCCTTAAGTCGTTTAGCCCCGACGTGAAAGGGCAGGACTTCACCCAGGCTGCCAACCTGCAGTATTCCGGGAGGAAACTGACAGTGGCATGGCAGCACGAATATGTGGGCAAAAACTTCACGGCCGAAGCTGGTTACGTGCCCCGCAAAAATTTTATTCGCCTTTCGCCTCAGGTAAGCTACAACTTCTTCCCAAAGGGCAAGCTACTGCTCAGCCACGGCCCTACGCTTGGTACTTACACCGTGTTCAAACCTGACTTCTACCTGACCGACAACACCCTTTTTGGTAGCTACAATTTTGTTTTCAGAAAACAAGAGAAGTTCACCGTATGGAGAGGCTACGATTATGTGGAGCTGCTATTTCCATTTGACCCCACCAACTCAGGCAAGGACAGTTTGCAAACGGGCAGCAAGCACAATTGGGCCTCGTGGGGTACAGAGTTCAGCAGTCGGCCACAAAGTGTTTTCACCTACGGGTTCAGCACCCGCTACGGTGGTTACTACAACGACGGCACAAGGTTCAACTTCACCACCGATATTGGCTACCGGTTCCAGCCTTACGTAAGCATTGCCCTGAGCTCGAGCTACAACAAGATTGTGATGTCAGAGCCATGGAACACCACCAAGTTCTGGCTGATTGGCCCACGCCTCGACGTGACCATGACCAATAAGCTCTATCTCACGGGCTTTTTGCAGTACAACGATCAGCAGGACAATGTGAACCTGAATGCACGGATTCAGTGGCGCTATGCTCCGGCGTCGGATTTGTTCATTGTGTATACCGACAATTACCTGCCCACGCCCTATGAGCCTGGCCTGTTCAATGTAAAAAATCGGGCCATCGTGCTGAAGTTTACTTACTGGTGGAATATTTAA
- a CDS encoding SPFH domain-containing protein — protein sequence MTILGILAIIFGLLMLFFKSALSGRMSSFSDPNSDSRLPAFFMLFSRGTALATVLAGALLVALPYMFFWAEPGYQYFLVYPTGNTGVEMDQGIKWRGFAKITPWQKFIDVKVLAEGADSKEIEGVMRPIPIRFIDQVTATVMISGRFQLPSNEEDFINIAIKYRSMDNLVQNTLIPTIREQTNNTGYMFAAQDYISGEAQSFRQTLDEQLKDGAYAVIKIESKDTVFNEIQMDREDRTIKEIRARYTVEKVLENGVPKRIPHELTENNIIVSQVIVDDVELEPTFKQRLEAQRDESAKRQIEQQKVETAKAAQSRIIAEGERDKSAERVTQEKEQVKQLISIETKLKQERTNKELAAIALETERLKSEQRRVAADAQAYENAKLVTAGLTPQERAEWEYKTAIGVAGEIAKLNFPQTMIMGNDGKGGTPLEALIGAAMSKQLTQPNSFKN from the coding sequence ATGACAATCTTGGGAATTTTGGCAATTATCTTCGGGCTTTTGATGCTCTTCTTTAAATCTGCGCTGTCGGGGCGAATGTCGTCATTTAGCGATCCAAATTCAGACAGCCGGTTACCGGCTTTTTTTATGCTCTTTTCACGAGGAACAGCATTGGCCACCGTTCTGGCAGGCGCTCTTTTGGTCGCCCTACCCTACATGTTTTTCTGGGCAGAGCCGGGTTATCAGTACTTCCTGGTCTACCCCACAGGTAACACCGGGGTGGAAATGGATCAGGGTATAAAATGGAGAGGTTTTGCGAAAATCACTCCCTGGCAAAAGTTCATTGACGTGAAGGTGTTGGCTGAAGGAGCCGACAGCAAGGAGATAGAGGGCGTAATGCGTCCGATACCTATCCGCTTTATCGATCAGGTAACGGCCACTGTGATGATCTCAGGCCGGTTCCAGTTGCCTTCCAACGAGGAGGACTTCATCAACATCGCTATCAAATACCGAAGCATGGATAACCTGGTGCAGAACACACTGATACCAACGATCAGGGAGCAGACCAACAACACTGGCTATATGTTCGCTGCGCAGGACTACATCTCGGGTGAGGCACAAAGCTTCAGGCAGACGCTGGATGAGCAGTTGAAGGATGGAGCCTATGCGGTGATCAAGATAGAATCGAAAGATACTGTTTTCAACGAAATACAGATGGACAGGGAAGACCGGACGATCAAGGAAATACGTGCCAGGTACACAGTGGAGAAAGTGTTGGAGAATGGTGTGCCGAAACGAATTCCGCATGAGCTGACTGAGAACAACATCATCGTGTCGCAGGTGATTGTGGATGATGTGGAGCTGGAGCCCACCTTCAAGCAGCGTTTGGAGGCCCAGCGTGACGAATCGGCCAAGCGGCAGATTGAGCAGCAGAAGGTAGAAACTGCCAAAGCCGCACAGTCGAGGATCATTGCTGAAGGTGAAAGAGACAAATCAGCCGAGCGGGTAACGCAGGAAAAGGAGCAGGTGAAGCAGCTGATTTCGATAGAAACCAAGCTGAAGCAGGAGCGCACGAACAAAGAGCTGGCAGCTATCGCTCTGGAAACTGAAAGGCTGAAATCAGAGCAGCGAAGAGTGGCAGCCGATGCACAGGCCTATGAAAACGCCAAACTGGTAACGGCTGGTCTTACGCCACAAGAAAGGGCCGAATGGGAATACAAGACTGCCATTGGTGTGGCAGGTGAAATAGCCAAGCTGAACTTCCCTCAAACGATGATTATGGGGAACGACGGCAAAGGCGGCACTCCCCTGGAAGCGCTCATTGGGGCGGCCATGTCGAAGCAACTGACACAGCCGAATAGTTTTAAAAACTAG
- a CDS encoding DinB family protein, producing the protein MRETLWKQFGASIDMLENALKMCPAEQWDTGNKFWYVAYHCLFYLDYYLTLNPKQFSPTPPFTLSEFDPKGAMPDEVYSKDELLDYLEASRKKCYELIASMTEDIADQRWVNDYKNYSVFEMLLYNMRHVQHHAAQLNLLLRQTIEDAPKWVSQARTGS; encoded by the coding sequence ATGAGAGAAACTTTATGGAAGCAGTTCGGTGCCAGCATCGACATGCTTGAAAATGCGCTGAAAATGTGCCCTGCTGAGCAATGGGATACTGGCAACAAATTCTGGTACGTGGCCTATCACTGTCTGTTCTATCTCGACTACTACCTCACGCTCAACCCAAAACAATTTTCGCCCACTCCTCCATTTACGCTCTCTGAGTTTGATCCGAAAGGTGCCATGCCCGACGAGGTGTACAGCAAAGACGAGTTGCTTGACTATTTGGAAGCTAGCCGGAAAAAATGTTATGAGTTGATCGCCAGCATGACGGAAGATATTGCCGACCAGCGCTGGGTGAACGACTACAAGAACTATTCGGTTTTTGAGATGCTGCTCTACAACATGCGGCATGTACAGCACCACGCAGCTCAACTAAACCTGCTCCTGCGTCAGACAATTGAGGACGCACCAAAATGGGTGTCGCAGGCCAGGACAGGCTCGTAA
- a CDS encoding SH3 domain-containing protein: MKKIAFFFLSTFLLAACSQTEKTSATDEDTVEGVASSDESEAGAQPLAAVCVWDNLSVRAEPNSKSKYITSISIGETLTLLGESAVDSADNNRAYAKVSLADGKEGWAQSLLVIEGGMAAVFTDDVSIYKRPDLLTKSDKSFSQMDIVAIKSLQDDWAEVVGKRNEGTWIETGWVKKENLSPKPVDIAAAKFGRIALNEKDMAKRKQAISDIVNNPDFSGSTFIPRLEGELEGMDIDPLAEPADSVSTGQ, from the coding sequence ATGAAAAAGATAGCATTCTTTTTTCTGTCAACCTTTCTCCTGGCAGCATGCTCACAAACAGAAAAAACTTCCGCCACCGATGAGGATACAGTGGAAGGCGTGGCCAGCTCCGACGAAAGCGAAGCAGGCGCACAGCCACTCGCCGCAGTGTGCGTGTGGGACAACCTCTCCGTAAGAGCTGAGCCTAACTCAAAAAGCAAGTACATCACCTCGATCAGCATTGGGGAAACACTGACCCTGCTGGGAGAATCTGCCGTTGACTCTGCCGACAACAACCGTGCATATGCCAAAGTAAGCCTGGCCGATGGCAAGGAAGGCTGGGCACAGAGCCTGTTGGTGATTGAGGGAGGCATGGCTGCTGTGTTCACCGACGATGTTTCAATTTATAAAAGACCCGACCTGCTCACCAAGTCCGACAAAAGCTTCAGCCAAATGGACATCGTAGCCATCAAAAGCCTGCAAGATGACTGGGCGGAAGTTGTTGGCAAACGCAACGAGGGTACCTGGATAGAAACAGGCTGGGTGAAAAAAGAGAATTTGTCGCCAAAGCCTGTTGATATTGCTGCCGCCAAATTTGGCAGGATCGCACTGAACGAAAAAGACATGGCAAAGAGAAAGCAGGCCATTTCCGACATTGTCAACAATCCTGATTTCTCTGGCTCCACATTTATTCCAAGGCTGGAGGGCGAGTTGGAGGGAATGGATATTGACCCACTGGCTGAGCCAGCTGACAGTGTTAGCACAGGGCAGTAG